From a single Silene latifolia isolate original U9 population chromosome 6, ASM4854445v1, whole genome shotgun sequence genomic region:
- the LOC141586812 gene encoding iron-sulfur assembly protein IscA, chloroplastic-like: MAFCATLRCSSPIYNLPVKSSSISLPFNCKPFSISFNSNYNRFNRLSIRSSASPSVSAVPAGSLAPAISLTDNALKHLRRIRSDRGEDVCLRVGVKQGGCSGMSYIMDFESRVNTKPDDAVIELNGFTIVCDPKSLLFLYGMELDYSDALIGGGFSFQNPNASKTCSCGKSFAA; the protein is encoded by the exons ATGGCATTTTGTGCTACATTGCGATGTTCTTCCCCAATTTACAATTTACCCGTAAAAAGTTCATCGATTTCATTGCCCTTTAATTGCAAACCCTTTTCTATTTCGTTTAACTCCAATTATAATCGCTTCAATCGTCTCTCTATTCGATCATCAGCTTCTCCTTCTG TTTCAGCAGTACCTGCTGGGAGCTTGGCACCAGCAATATCTCTCACTGACAATGCTTTGAAACACTTAAGAAGGATCAGGTCTGATCGGGGTGAGGATGTGTGCTTACGAGTCGGGGTGAAACAAGGTGGATGTTCTGGCATGTCCTACATTATGGATTTTGAGAGCAGAGTTAATACAAAGCCAGATGACGCTGTGATCGAGCTCAACGGATTTACCATTG TATGTGATCCAAAGAGCCTCCTATTCCTCTACGGAATGGAGCTAGATTACAGTGACGCGCTTATTGGTGGAGGCTTCTCATTTCAAAACCCTAACGCCTCGAAAACTTGTAGCTGTGGAAAATCTTTCGCTGCTTAG
- the LOC141586814 gene encoding protein SLOW GREEN 1, chloroplastic-like: MAFLSINTISLNSHPLIHFSNLSNNYSHIIYSNPHSITFSKTPVSPITACLPKNHPQNSPILPHLPSIHKKVPDFVSKNALKLIFGSIILVGSFNCRSVLASPIQKNDVNLEEKLEKETKEGSGGVVEEDEEMYVKLLEQQPRNVEALKMVVNVKMRKGKTKEAVKYVEMLIDIEPREVEWRLLQALCYEMMGQFSKAKRLFKDVLKERPLLLRALHGLAMVMHKNREGPAVFDMLNQALDLAQREKRVTEERNIKILVAQMHLVKGDLDEASKKYQELIMENPRDFRPYLCQGIIYSLQDKKKEADEQFEIYRNLVPEEFPQRGFLEDVVLAAKTESREQLEKEFKTQHPYNKA; encoded by the exons ATGGCATTCTTGTCAATTAACACAATCTCTCTCAATTCACACCCTCTCATACACTTCTCCAATCTCTCAAACAACTATTCCCACATCATTTACAGCAATCCACACTCCATAACATTCTCTAAAACACCAGTTTCTCCAATCACAGCATGTCTCCCAAAAAACCACCCTCAAAATTCACCCATTTTACCCCATTTACCCTCCATCCACAAAAAAGTTCCAGACTTTGTGTCAAAAAATGCTTTAAAACTGATCTTTGGGTCCATAATTTTGGTGGGTTCATTTAATTGCAGGTCTGTATTAGCATCACCAATCCAAAAAAATGATGTAAATTTAGAGGAAAAACTTGAGAAAGAAACCAAGGAAGGAAGTGGTGGTGTAGTTGAGGAAGATGAGGAGATGTATGTGAAGTTATTAGAGCAACAACCAAGAAATGTGGAAGCTTTGAAGATGGTGGTGAATGTAAAGATGAGGAAAGGGAAGACAAAAGAAGCTGTTAAATATGTGGAAATGTTGATTGATATTGAACCTAGAGAAGTTGAGTGGAGGTTATTGCAAGCTCTTTGTTATGAGATGATGGGACAGTTTAGTAAAGCTAAGAGATTGTTTAAGGATGTTCTTAAGGAAAGACCTCTTTTGCTTAGGGCTTTGCAT GGCTTGGCAATGGTAATGCACAAGAACCGTGAAGGACCTGCAGTTTTTGATATGTTGAACCAAGCTCTCGATCTTGCCCAACGTGAAAAAAGAGTTACTGAAGAGAGAAACATTAAGATTTTGGTTGCACAAATGCATCTGGTCAAG GGAGACCTGGATGAAGCTTCAAAGAAATACCAAGAGCTGATTATGGAGAATCCTCGAGACTTTCGGCCTTACCTATGCCAG GGAATCATTTACAGCTTACAGGACAAAAAGAAAGAAGCTGATGAGCAGTTTGAAATCTATCGGAATCTTGTTCCAGAAGAATTCCCACAAAGAGGATTTCTAGAAGATGTTGTCCTGGCAGCAAAAACTGAATCAAGAGAACAGCTGGAGAAGGAGTTCAAAACGCAACACCCATACAACAAGGCATAA
- the LOC141586813 gene encoding putative ATP synthase 24 kDa subunit, mitochondrial: MAFASRFLSKSKQLCNAQIVLPKDCVIAVRYFAAPPAPPAPKGLKGDEMLKGIFLDVKKKFDAAISVFRQEKITIDPDDPAAVQRYADVLKMAREKAGLMSESQKIKRTIETQTQGIPDVRAYLLKLQEIRINKGLPDDIGIEAMMFEALEKVEKEIKKPLMRDDKEGMARLTAEYDKGNKRLGISRKDLPKYEEKLDLAIAKGQLIGLKKDCVDAMEAQKKKEEFKDEEMPDVKSLDVRNFL; this comes from the exons ATGGCGTTTGCTTCTCGATTTCTCTCCAAATCCAAACAG CTATGCAATGCTCAGATTGTATTACCGAAGGACTGTGTGATTGCTGTTCGCTATTTTGCTGCTCCTCCTGCTCCCCCTGCTCCTAAAGGGCTCAAGGGAGATG AGATGTTGAAGGGCATTTTTCTGGATGTCAAGAAGAAGTTTGATGCTGCCATTAGTGTTTTCCGTCAGGAAAAGATCACCATCGACCCTGATGACCCTGCTGCTGTACAACGCTATGCTGATGTCTTGAAGATGGCACGAGAGAA GGCTGGGCTCATGAGCGAGTCCCAGAAAATTAAACGTACCATTGAAACCCAAACACAGGGTATTCCCGATGTTCGCGCTTATCTCTTGAAGTTGCAGGAGATCAGGATCAA TAAGGGCCTACCTGATGACATCGGCATAGAGGCAATGATGTTTGAAGCCTTGGAAAAAGTTGAAAAGGAAATTAAAAAACCTCTCATGAGAGATGATAAAGAAGGAATGGCTCGTTTAACGGCTGAGTACGATAAGGGTAACAAGAG GCTTGGAATTAGCAGAAAGGATTTACCCAAATATGAGGAGAAACTGGACCTTGCAATCGCAAAAGGTCAGCTGATAGGCTTGAAGAAGGATTGCGTTGATGCCATGGAAGCTCAAAAGAAAAA GGAGGAATTCAAGGATGAGGAAATGCCAGACGTCAAGTCGCTGGATGTCAGAAACTTTTTGTGA